From Brevibacillus marinus, a single genomic window includes:
- a CDS encoding TAXI family TRAP transporter solute-binding subunit translates to MKKRRYLFGVISLWLSLVLALSACGGGSQQASGGGGGQQAGSGSGAEAPAETAQTDYRTEIQIGTGSTGGTYYPLGQEISNLLNAHVKVDGFNSSAVATGASVDNLAKIGRGELQLGLTVHLTAWNAVNGTGEFAGTTIDNFGFMGHIYPEVMQIVTLKSKGINSIADLKGKKIAIGPAGSGTQLAAKLILEAYGIKDGDYEAFQEGFGDAKGKLQDGVIDASFGLLGLPAASIDELQAQTNDVKYLPVEGEALKYVEEHSQYKAFEIPADTYEWLDAPVNTVSAYAVLVGSLTQVSEELGYEITKALFENAAEITHEQGKSITKENALRGSDGLPFHPGAEKYFKEAGILQ, encoded by the coding sequence ATGAAGAAAAGAAGGTATCTATTCGGCGTGATTTCGTTGTGGTTGTCGCTGGTCCTGGCCTTGTCCGCATGCGGCGGCGGCAGTCAGCAGGCGAGTGGGGGAGGCGGCGGGCAGCAAGCCGGCAGTGGTTCGGGCGCGGAAGCCCCAGCAGAAACGGCGCAAACCGACTATCGCACCGAGATTCAGATTGGGACGGGCAGCACCGGCGGTACGTACTACCCGCTGGGCCAGGAGATTTCCAATTTGCTGAACGCCCATGTGAAGGTGGACGGTTTTAACTCCAGTGCGGTTGCCACCGGAGCGTCGGTGGACAATCTGGCCAAGATCGGACGTGGAGAGCTGCAGCTCGGCTTGACGGTGCACCTCACGGCCTGGAATGCGGTGAACGGAACAGGCGAGTTCGCGGGAACGACCATTGACAACTTTGGCTTTATGGGGCACATCTATCCGGAAGTGATGCAAATCGTTACCCTGAAGTCCAAGGGAATCAACTCCATCGCCGATTTGAAAGGGAAGAAGATCGCGATCGGACCGGCGGGGAGCGGCACCCAATTGGCCGCGAAGCTGATTCTGGAGGCTTACGGGATCAAAGATGGCGATTATGAAGCATTCCAGGAAGGCTTTGGCGATGCCAAAGGAAAGCTGCAGGACGGCGTCATCGACGCTTCCTTCGGGTTGTTGGGGCTGCCGGCTGCCAGCATTGACGAACTGCAGGCGCAGACCAACGATGTCAAGTACCTGCCGGTCGAAGGAGAAGCTTTGAAGTACGTTGAAGAGCACAGCCAGTACAAGGCGTTTGAAATCCCCGCTGACACGTACGAGTGGCTGGACGCTCCGGTCAACACGGTTTCCGCCTATGCGGTACTCGTGGGGTCGCTTACGCAGGTCAGTGAAGAGCTGGGCTATGAGATCACCAAAGCCTTGTTTGAGAACGCTGCTGAGATCACCCATGAGCAGGGAAAAAGCATCACAAAAGAAAACGCGCTGCGCGGTTCCGACGGACTGCCGTTTCACCCGGGGGCGGAAAAGTACTTCAAAGAAGCGGGAATTCTCCAATAA
- a CDS encoding GGDEF domain-containing protein, translating to MSKYDQGATQAKVLEIVYNEQDLQAILAEGRRVFALQLAIIVAIAVALSIIISRWVAKPMYLAFHDSLTGLNNRAALDELLGTALANHNGTTALLMIDLDNFKQVNDCLGHDKGDQLLKCAAQSIRRIARKKDHAIRIGGDEFLLIMPSASRQEAEQTARLIIEAVVASSAQEAKLEGEKVTVSIGIALSPQHGLDPDTLLKRADLAMYMAKEKGKNQYQVYA from the coding sequence GTGTCGAAATACGATCAGGGGGCCACGCAGGCCAAGGTATTGGAAATCGTCTACAACGAGCAGGATCTGCAGGCGATCTTGGCGGAAGGGAGGCGAGTGTTTGCCCTTCAGCTGGCGATCATCGTGGCCATCGCGGTCGCGCTGTCCATCATCATCTCCAGATGGGTGGCAAAACCGATGTATCTCGCCTTTCACGACAGTCTTACCGGATTGAACAACAGAGCGGCGCTTGATGAGCTGTTGGGGACGGCGCTGGCCAACCACAACGGCACCACGGCGCTGTTGATGATCGATCTCGACAACTTCAAGCAGGTCAACGACTGCCTGGGACACGACAAAGGCGATCAGCTGCTGAAATGCGCGGCGCAATCGATTCGCCGCATCGCGCGCAAAAAGGACCACGCGATCAGAATAGGAGGAGACGAGTTTCTCCTGATCATGCCGTCCGCGAGCAGACAGGAAGCGGAGCAAACCGCCCGCTTGATTATTGAAGCGGTCGTCGCCTCATCCGCGCAGGAGGCCAAACTGGAAGGGGAGAAGGTGACCGTGAGCATCGGGATCGCGCTGTCTCCCCAGCATGGCCTGGATCCGGACACGCTGTTGAAGAGAGCGGATCTGGCCATGTACATGGCGAAAGAAAAAGGAAAAAACCAATATCAGGTTTACGCCTGA
- a CDS encoding MurR/RpiR family transcriptional regulator yields the protein MEPFNVYQHIAEKMHLMSKSQLKIAKYILENTNSVPFLNVAKLAKKAKVSEATVVRFATFLGFSGYPELQQYMQDSVKQQLTIAERLKLSLQEYGEEEKGVYEIFQDDMANLKSTMEKLDIQAFFKAVDLLLRADKVYVVANRSAVSLGVFLQYYLDIILGNTEMIQSVEMMAQRLYQLNETDVVIGISFARYSTSTIKILSYAKERGATTIAITDNLLSPLIPHASVSLTASSQMPTFFDSFVAPLSLINALIAFIGKQKTHELQERLAKLEEIWDQLGIFHMKEKPNNGAKGRKT from the coding sequence ATGGAGCCCTTCAATGTATACCAGCATATTGCGGAAAAGATGCACCTGATGAGCAAATCGCAGTTGAAGATCGCCAAATATATTCTGGAAAATACCAATTCCGTGCCTTTTCTCAATGTCGCGAAACTGGCGAAAAAGGCCAAGGTGAGTGAAGCGACGGTCGTCCGCTTTGCGACGTTTCTCGGCTTTTCCGGCTATCCGGAACTGCAGCAGTACATGCAGGATTCCGTCAAACAGCAGCTGACGATTGCCGAACGCCTGAAGCTCTCCCTGCAGGAATACGGCGAGGAAGAAAAGGGCGTGTACGAAATCTTTCAGGACGATATGGCCAACCTGAAGTCGACGATGGAAAAGCTGGACATCCAAGCGTTTTTCAAAGCGGTCGACCTGCTCCTGCGGGCCGACAAGGTCTATGTCGTGGCCAATCGCAGCGCCGTATCGCTCGGTGTTTTTCTGCAGTATTACCTGGATATTATCCTGGGCAATACGGAAATGATCCAATCTGTGGAGATGATGGCGCAACGGCTGTACCAGTTAAATGAAACCGACGTGGTGATCGGGATCAGTTTTGCCCGCTACTCCACCAGCACGATCAAGATTTTGTCCTACGCGAAGGAAAGAGGAGCGACGACGATCGCGATTACCGACAACCTGCTGTCGCCGCTGATCCCGCACGCGTCTGTTTCGCTGACCGCTTCCAGCCAGATGCCGACCTTTTTCGATTCGTTCGTCGCGCCGTTGAGTCTGATCAACGCGCTGATCGCCTTCATCGGCAAGCAAAAAACACATGAGTTACAGGAACGGCTGGCCAAGCTGGAAGAGATTTGGGATCAACTGGGCATTTTTCACATGAAAGAAAAACCGAACAACGGCGCGAAAGGGAGAAAAACGTGA
- a CDS encoding aspartate aminotransferase family protein codes for MTVISSEPLYAEFMKKTAKSKEFMQQAMQVMPGGVTANIKSFAPYPIVMKSGKGAYLTDLDGNRYIDYLLSYGALMLGHGHPAIIQAVQQQLAADGTSLFGTPHRLEVEMGRKIQQYYPSMEMIRYTNSGTEATLLAIRMAYAYTGKYKIAKFEGHYHGGYNQVLLSVNPPLEEAGPSSEPNAVIESKGVEPYQAENTIILPFNNLDACAEILRKRQHEIAAVMLEPAQAGFIPAEPDFLQGLRKVTEELGILLIFDEVKTGFRIGIGGAQAYYGVKPDITALGKVIGGGFPVGIIGGKKEIMMVSAPLAASDVFDASTSQKSSAKDVLFHSGTYNGHPTILSAGLAVLNVLEQEMDQVMARTEQLKTGIRQLFAQRGIAMQTVGLGTIFSVVITELEHVRNYRDLQKSNFELRKKIDFQLLAEGIYTKPLNRYSMSTAHGEEEISLTLEAYDKVLSRL; via the coding sequence ATGACAGTGATCAGTTCGGAACCGTTGTATGCAGAATTTATGAAGAAAACAGCCAAATCAAAAGAATTCATGCAGCAGGCGATGCAGGTGATGCCGGGCGGCGTGACCGCCAACATCAAATCATTCGCTCCCTATCCGATTGTGATGAAAAGCGGCAAAGGCGCCTATCTGACGGACCTGGACGGCAACCGGTACATTGACTATCTCTTGTCCTACGGCGCGTTGATGCTCGGCCACGGCCATCCGGCAATTATCCAGGCCGTACAGCAGCAATTGGCTGCAGACGGCACCTCGCTTTTCGGGACACCGCACCGCCTGGAAGTGGAAATGGGCCGCAAGATCCAGCAGTACTACCCGAGCATGGAAATGATCCGCTACACCAATTCCGGCACGGAAGCGACGTTATTGGCGATCCGGATGGCCTACGCCTATACCGGAAAGTACAAAATCGCCAAGTTTGAGGGCCATTACCACGGCGGCTACAACCAGGTGCTGCTCAGCGTCAACCCCCCGCTGGAGGAAGCCGGGCCGAGCAGCGAGCCAAACGCCGTCATCGAGTCCAAGGGAGTGGAGCCTTATCAGGCCGAGAATACGATTATTCTGCCATTCAACAATCTCGACGCCTGTGCGGAAATCCTGCGCAAACGGCAGCATGAGATCGCCGCGGTGATGCTGGAACCCGCACAAGCCGGGTTTATCCCCGCGGAGCCGGACTTTCTGCAGGGCTTGCGCAAAGTGACGGAAGAACTGGGCATTCTGCTCATTTTTGACGAAGTGAAAACCGGTTTTCGGATCGGCATCGGCGGCGCGCAAGCGTACTACGGCGTGAAGCCCGACATTACCGCACTGGGCAAGGTGATCGGCGGCGGGTTCCCGGTCGGGATCATCGGGGGGAAAAAGGAGATCATGATGGTCAGCGCGCCGCTGGCAGCCTCAGACGTATTCGACGCCAGCACCAGCCAAAAATCAAGCGCCAAGGACGTGCTGTTCCACAGCGGCACCTATAACGGCCACCCCACCATCCTGTCGGCCGGCCTGGCGGTGCTCAACGTGCTGGAACAGGAGATGGATCAGGTGATGGCCAGGACCGAGCAGCTAAAAACGGGGATTCGCCAGCTGTTTGCCCAGCGCGGGATCGCCATGCAGACAGTCGGTCTGGGCACCATTTTCAGCGTGGTCATTACGGAATTGGAGCATGTCCGCAACTACCGCGACCTGCAAAAATCCAACTTTGAGCTGCGCAAAAAAATTGACTTCCAGCTGCTTGCCGAAGGGATTTATACGAAGCCGCTCAACCGCTACAGCATGTCCACCGCACACGGCGAAGAAGAGATCAGCCTGACCCTTGAGGCCTACGACAAAGTGCTGTCCAGGCTTTGA
- a CDS encoding ISNCY family transposase, which translates to MTRAELKKVLVVEKILGGHMTNGEGAAALGLTVRQVIRLKKKYVEEGGAQALVHRNRGRKPSHALSEEVKERVAALYAAKYHGSNNCHYAELLAEHESIQLSPSSVRRILLEKGIKQAKQRRRSKAHQPRQRKPQAGMLWQIDATPYAWLEDRTPAFTLHAAIDDATGTVVGAVFRPTECREGYSLVMQQGIQKYGVPLGLYSDRHTIFRSPNEKLTVEQELVGETKPLSHFGKAMAELHIEHIKAITPQAKGRIERLWKTFQDRLVIELRLLGAKTMEEANAALPKLLEKHNRQFAVKPKEAESAYIPLDPTVNLNYVFTIREYRRLGPGNTISYNGTIYTLAKPANLRFGTKEMVEVRETLTGEVLLWIQGMPLALKATEKPQRKAAAETKKASSASPRKPAADHPWRMYRNKNPLQNNTKSTADQAT; encoded by the coding sequence TTGACGAGAGCAGAACTGAAGAAGGTACTTGTGGTGGAGAAGATTCTCGGAGGACACATGACGAACGGGGAAGGAGCTGCAGCACTGGGGTTAACGGTACGGCAAGTGATCCGGCTGAAGAAGAAATATGTGGAAGAAGGAGGAGCGCAGGCGCTCGTACACCGCAATCGGGGAAGGAAGCCGAGTCACGCGTTGTCAGAGGAGGTGAAGGAACGGGTGGCGGCGCTTTACGCCGCGAAGTACCACGGCAGTAACAACTGCCATTATGCAGAACTTCTCGCGGAGCACGAATCCATACAACTAAGTCCTTCCAGCGTTCGACGCATTCTGCTGGAAAAAGGGATCAAGCAAGCCAAACAGCGGCGGCGAAGTAAAGCGCATCAGCCGCGTCAACGTAAGCCGCAGGCTGGAATGCTGTGGCAGATCGACGCCACGCCATATGCCTGGCTGGAGGACCGTACACCAGCCTTTACGCTCCATGCGGCGATTGACGATGCGACAGGCACCGTCGTCGGTGCCGTATTTCGGCCGACGGAGTGTCGCGAAGGCTATTCGCTCGTCATGCAGCAAGGCATACAGAAATACGGCGTGCCGCTTGGCCTGTACAGTGACCGGCACACAATCTTTCGATCGCCTAATGAGAAACTGACCGTGGAGCAGGAACTAGTCGGCGAAACGAAGCCGCTCTCCCACTTCGGCAAGGCGATGGCTGAGCTTCACATTGAGCATATCAAGGCCATCACACCACAGGCCAAAGGCCGCATAGAAAGGCTCTGGAAGACGTTTCAGGATCGCCTGGTCATCGAATTGCGGCTGCTCGGCGCAAAGACAATGGAGGAGGCCAACGCGGCGCTGCCAAAGCTGCTGGAGAAACATAATCGCCAATTCGCAGTGAAACCAAAGGAAGCGGAGTCGGCATACATACCGCTGGATCCAACGGTCAACCTGAACTATGTGTTCACCATTCGCGAATATCGGCGGCTCGGGCCCGGCAACACGATATCCTACAACGGCACGATCTACACGCTCGCCAAGCCAGCGAATCTGAGGTTTGGCACGAAGGAGATGGTTGAAGTGCGGGAAACGTTAACCGGTGAAGTTCTCTTGTGGATCCAAGGAATGCCGCTGGCTCTGAAGGCAACAGAGAAGCCCCAACGCAAAGCAGCGGCGGAAACAAAAAAGGCGAGTTCTGCGTCGCCACGCAAACCCGCCGCCGATCATCCGTGGAGGATGTATCGGAACAAAAACCCACTTCAGAATAACACAAAATCAACAGCAGACCAAGCCACCTGA
- a CDS encoding phosphoribosyltransferase family protein: protein MEKTYTLEVAGVTRELPVVPISADLCIASFVILGDTELVSAVGPLLAAKLPPADALITAEAKGIPLVYELSRLLGMKKYYVARKSVKPYMNNPLITEVVSITTQKKQILCLDEKDARELSGKRVAIIDDVISTGESVQALAELVSKAGATVVAKAAILAEGDAAKRNDILFLQELPLFPRQKPAE, encoded by the coding sequence ATGGAGAAAACCTATACGCTTGAAGTGGCCGGCGTAACCCGGGAACTTCCGGTGGTACCGATTTCCGCTGATCTCTGTATTGCCAGCTTTGTCATTTTGGGCGACACGGAGCTGGTGTCGGCGGTGGGACCGCTGCTGGCGGCGAAATTGCCCCCCGCCGACGCCCTGATTACGGCTGAAGCAAAAGGGATTCCCCTGGTTTACGAACTCTCCCGGCTGCTGGGGATGAAAAAGTACTATGTCGCGCGGAAAAGCGTCAAACCGTATATGAACAATCCGCTGATCACGGAAGTTGTCTCGATTACGACGCAAAAGAAGCAAATCCTGTGCCTGGATGAAAAAGATGCGCGAGAGCTTTCCGGCAAACGAGTCGCCATCATCGACGACGTGATCAGTACCGGTGAATCGGTTCAAGCGCTCGCGGAGTTGGTGAGCAAAGCGGGGGCGACCGTTGTGGCCAAAGCGGCCATTCTCGCTGAGGGCGATGCCGCCAAACGGAACGACATCTTGTTTTTGCAGGAATTGCCGCTGTTTCCCCGGCAAAAGCCCGCGGAGTAA
- a CDS encoding TRAP transporter permease: MANEAEKLSQEILAKYDAESAYRTQLGKWGWAVLFLGVSLTLFHLYTALRGPYVSLIQGAIHLGTALGLIFILYPANKRLLQRPGVTYYDLLLAALAMFSNYYIVWHYERLTTKAIILGFTPLDMVVATLGILLLLEATRRSVGLPIVIIALVAMAYGLWGRGIPYFGHAGFDWNRLTTELFYSSDAIFGIPIQISSTYIFLFLFFGVMLTRTGIGQYFNDLAFAATGRFTGGTAKAAVVSSALQGMISGSSVANTVSSGIFTIPMMKRSGFSPEFAAAAEASSSTGGQIMPPIMGAAAFIMAEYTGVPYSEIMLIALIPALLYFLGVYLGIHFEAKKFGILGLPKDQLPSLRALLKRVDLLLPLVVIVVLLQQGFTPTYAALWGIGTAYLFSLLRKETRMSFNQLLKTLEEGARTALSVIAACATAGIIVGIVVLTGLGGKIAGGILQLAGGNFLLIMFFTMLACLILGMGLPTTANYVVTSAMAAPAMMEFGVPVIAAHMFVFYFGIVADITPPVCLAAYAGAGLAKANPLKTGMISVKLAIAAFIIPFVFVYNPVLVLEGATAATLLPPLLTAIVGMIAISAAIAGYFIGTTSLLQRLLLIVSGLLLVYPDRLDISLLGAVLLLLVGIVQHRQQRQGTGKKEQSQTRQVSGE, from the coding sequence ATGGCAAACGAAGCAGAAAAATTGTCGCAGGAGATCCTGGCCAAATACGATGCGGAAAGCGCCTATCGCACCCAGTTGGGCAAGTGGGGCTGGGCCGTTTTGTTTCTCGGCGTCTCGCTGACGCTCTTTCATCTCTATACGGCACTGCGCGGCCCGTACGTATCGCTGATCCAGGGCGCGATTCACTTGGGCACGGCACTGGGACTGATCTTCATCCTCTACCCGGCGAACAAACGTCTGCTGCAAAGGCCGGGGGTAACGTACTACGATCTGCTGTTGGCTGCGCTGGCGATGTTCAGCAATTACTATATCGTCTGGCATTATGAACGGCTGACGACGAAAGCGATTATTCTCGGCTTTACCCCGCTGGACATGGTCGTCGCCACACTGGGGATTCTGCTCCTTTTGGAAGCGACGCGCCGCTCCGTCGGCCTGCCGATTGTGATCATCGCGCTTGTGGCGATGGCATACGGCTTGTGGGGCAGGGGAATCCCGTACTTCGGGCATGCCGGATTCGACTGGAACCGCCTGACCACGGAACTGTTCTACAGTTCCGATGCGATCTTCGGCATTCCGATCCAAATCTCGTCCACCTATATCTTCCTCTTTCTATTCTTTGGCGTCATGCTCACGCGGACCGGTATCGGACAGTATTTTAACGACCTGGCCTTTGCCGCCACCGGCCGCTTTACCGGCGGGACGGCGAAAGCGGCTGTCGTATCAAGTGCCCTGCAGGGCATGATCTCGGGGAGTTCCGTAGCCAACACCGTAAGTTCAGGCATTTTTACCATCCCGATGATGAAGCGCTCCGGGTTTAGCCCGGAATTCGCGGCCGCGGCAGAAGCTTCCTCGTCAACCGGCGGGCAGATCATGCCGCCGATTATGGGGGCAGCCGCCTTTATCATGGCCGAGTACACGGGTGTACCATACAGCGAAATCATGCTGATCGCGCTGATTCCCGCCCTGCTCTACTTTCTCGGCGTGTACTTGGGGATTCATTTTGAGGCGAAGAAATTCGGGATCCTCGGTCTGCCGAAAGATCAGCTGCCATCCCTGCGCGCGCTGCTCAAACGGGTCGATTTGCTGCTGCCGCTGGTTGTGATCGTAGTTCTGCTGCAGCAGGGCTTTACTCCCACCTATGCCGCTTTGTGGGGAATTGGCACCGCTTATTTGTTCAGTCTGCTGCGCAAAGAGACGAGAATGTCCTTCAACCAGCTGCTGAAGACGTTGGAGGAAGGGGCGCGCACGGCGTTGTCGGTGATTGCCGCCTGCGCGACCGCCGGGATCATCGTGGGGATTGTGGTACTGACCGGATTAGGCGGCAAGATCGCCGGCGGCATTCTCCAACTGGCAGGAGGGAACTTCTTGCTGATCATGTTTTTCACGATGCTCGCCTGCCTCATCCTGGGAATGGGACTGCCGACCACAGCCAATTACGTCGTCACCTCCGCCATGGCCGCGCCCGCGATGATGGAATTCGGGGTGCCGGTCATCGCGGCGCATATGTTTGTGTTCTACTTTGGCATTGTTGCGGATATTACGCCGCCTGTTTGTCTGGCGGCCTATGCCGGGGCGGGTCTGGCCAAGGCCAATCCGCTAAAAACAGGGATGATCTCGGTAAAGCTGGCGATCGCCGCATTTATCATCCCGTTCGTGTTTGTCTATAACCCGGTTCTCGTCCTGGAGGGGGCAACCGCAGCCACGCTCCTGCCTCCGCTGCTTACGGCGATCGTCGGGATGATTGCGATCAGTGCCGCGATTGCCGGTTATTTCATCGGAACGACCAGTCTGCTGCAGCGCCTCTTGCTGATCGTGAGCGGTCTCTTGCTGGTCTACCCCGATCGCCTTGACATCTCCCTGCTCGGTGCGGTGCTTCTCTTGCTGGTCGGCATCGTGCAACATCGTCAGCAGCGGCAGGGTACGGGGAAGAAAGAGCAGAGCCAAACCCGGCAGGTAAGCGGCGAGTAA
- a CDS encoding hydroxymethylglutaryl-CoA lyase — protein sequence MKWPQTVVLKEVGPRDGLQNEKTCIATEDKIAWINQLSRTGLTYIEVTSFVHPQWIPALADAEAVAKGIERVPGITYGALVPNQKGLAKALACDVDEVSIFISASETHNRKNINKSISESLPVLRDVAKEALAAGKSVRGYLSTVFGCPYEGAVSTDQVIRVAAALFDMGIGELSLGDTIGVANPAQVQRVLERILKHFPAERIALHFHDTRGMALANILVSLEQGITRFDAALGGLGGCPYAPGASGNVATDDVVHMFNGMGIHTGIDQEKLLAAARFIQSRLGRKLPSHTLCAAGEAIG from the coding sequence ATGAAATGGCCGCAAACGGTGGTATTGAAAGAGGTCGGGCCGCGAGATGGCCTGCAAAACGAAAAAACGTGCATCGCTACCGAGGACAAGATCGCCTGGATCAACCAATTGTCGCGAACAGGCTTGACGTACATTGAAGTGACTTCCTTTGTCCACCCCCAGTGGATTCCTGCGCTGGCCGATGCGGAGGCGGTAGCGAAGGGGATCGAACGGGTTCCGGGCATCACCTACGGCGCGCTTGTGCCCAATCAGAAAGGGTTGGCGAAAGCGCTCGCTTGCGATGTGGACGAGGTTTCCATCTTCATCTCGGCCAGTGAGACCCACAACCGGAAAAACATCAACAAGTCGATTTCCGAGTCTTTGCCGGTTCTGCGCGATGTGGCCAAAGAAGCGCTCGCGGCGGGAAAATCTGTACGTGGATACCTGTCCACCGTGTTTGGCTGTCCCTATGAAGGGGCGGTGTCGACCGACCAGGTCATCAGAGTGGCGGCGGCGTTGTTTGACATGGGGATTGGCGAATTGTCCCTGGGCGATACCATCGGGGTAGCCAATCCCGCTCAGGTGCAGCGGGTATTGGAACGAATTCTGAAGCATTTTCCCGCCGAAAGAATCGCGCTGCACTTTCACGATACCAGGGGGATGGCGCTGGCCAACATCCTGGTTTCGCTGGAGCAGGGCATCACCCGGTTCGACGCTGCGCTGGGCGGTCTCGGTGGCTGTCCTTACGCCCCGGGCGCATCCGGCAATGTCGCCACGGATGATGTCGTCCACATGTTCAACGGCATGGGGATTCACACCGGGATTGATCAGGAAAAACTGCTGGCGGCGGCGCGTTTTATCCAATCCCGCCTGGGACGCAAGCTGCCGAGCCATACGTTGTGCGCGGCCGGAGAGGCAATCGGTTAA
- a CDS encoding solute carrier family 23 protein, producing the protein MDWKDLMAALGVVLNGLPQGLLALSFGFASVPTALAFLVGAAGNLLTGSVAVISYQAETITLAGTMGKNMKERLSMIFIGGAIMTVIGLLGMLERIVDFIGPVITNGMMAGVGIMLARVAWEMARSNREVGVTSIVSGLLVYFATKDLVYTITASVVLSSTVSLLLKRESQLKAVERERFKLQTFTVNPSILRGAMAMVCLNIGANIAFGKINGEIANTDVNIDTLSVISSLADMVSALFGGAPVEAIISATAGAPNPVLSGVLMMVIMAALLLAGLLPKIGKYIPSESIAGFLFVLGAIVTVPSNAAAALTGAEPASGLVGGVTMVVTAISDPFFGMAAGLLMKWLIGIFGM; encoded by the coding sequence ATGGACTGGAAAGATCTGATGGCAGCGCTCGGTGTGGTCTTGAACGGGCTGCCGCAAGGGCTGCTGGCCCTATCGTTCGGATTTGCCTCGGTACCGACAGCTTTGGCCTTTCTCGTTGGAGCGGCCGGGAACCTGCTGACGGGTTCCGTCGCGGTGATTTCCTACCAGGCGGAAACGATTACGCTGGCGGGCACAATGGGAAAAAATATGAAGGAACGCCTCTCCATGATCTTTATCGGCGGGGCGATCATGACCGTGATCGGACTTCTCGGGATGCTGGAGCGAATTGTCGATTTTATCGGTCCGGTTATTACCAACGGGATGATGGCCGGGGTCGGCATCATGCTGGCGCGGGTAGCCTGGGAGATGGCGCGCAGCAACCGGGAGGTCGGCGTGACGTCGATCGTGAGCGGCCTGCTTGTCTATTTCGCAACGAAGGATTTGGTGTACACGATTACCGCTTCGGTTGTGCTTTCCAGCACGGTATCGCTGCTGCTCAAGCGGGAAAGCCAGCTGAAAGCGGTGGAGCGGGAACGCTTCAAGCTGCAAACATTTACGGTCAATCCGAGTATTTTGCGGGGGGCCATGGCGATGGTTTGCCTCAATATCGGAGCGAACATCGCGTTTGGCAAAATCAACGGGGAAATCGCCAACACGGACGTCAATATCGACACGCTCAGCGTCATCAGCAGCTTGGCCGACATGGTGTCCGCCCTGTTTGGCGGCGCCCCGGTCGAGGCGATCATCTCCGCGACGGCGGGTGCTCCCAACCCTGTCCTTTCCGGGGTGCTGATGATGGTGATCATGGCGGCGCTCTTGTTGGCCGGTTTGCTGCCGAAAATCGGAAAATACATTCCCAGTGAATCGATTGCCGGTTTTCTGTTCGTGCTGGGCGCGATTGTCACCGTGCCGAGCAACGCCGCGGCGGCGCTGACCGGCGCCGAACCGGCTTCCGGTCTGGTCGGCGGCGTGACGATGGTCGTGACCGCGATATCCGACCCGTTTTTCGGAATGGCTGCCGGTTTGCTGATGAAATGGCTTATCGGCATCTTCGGAATGTAG